In the Sphingomonas sp. LM7 genome, one interval contains:
- a CDS encoding nuclear transport factor 2 family protein — translation MKHWISALALLGLPAAAAAQQAPADEAAVRAADTSFWAAFNACDAKTMDRFFTDDVEFYHDRTGLTAGRAVVVASLINGPCGTPGLHVRREGVARTLRYDPVPRTGAILTGEHRFYAKQGAASEQLDGQASFANIWVRDGSGWKMRRVLSYAHGPVR, via the coding sequence ATGAAGCACTGGATTTCGGCACTCGCGCTGTTGGGCCTTCCCGCCGCTGCCGCCGCACAACAGGCACCTGCCGACGAAGCTGCCGTCCGCGCCGCCGACACCAGCTTCTGGGCCGCATTCAACGCCTGCGACGCCAAGACGATGGACCGGTTCTTTACCGACGACGTCGAATTCTACCACGACCGCACCGGCCTCACTGCGGGCCGCGCGGTGGTGGTCGCCTCGCTGATCAACGGCCCCTGCGGCACGCCCGGCCTCCATGTGCGCCGCGAGGGCGTTGCCCGAACGTTGCGCTACGATCCGGTTCCGCGCACCGGCGCGATCCTCACCGGCGAGCACCGCTTTTACGCGAAGCAGGGCGCGGCCTCCGAGCAGCTCGACGGACAGGCCAGCTTCGCGAACATATGGGTCCGCGACGGCAGCGGGTGGAAGATGCGCCGCGTGCTAAGCTACGCCCATGGTCCCGTGCGCTGA
- a CDS encoding alpha/beta hydrolase, whose product MDRRTVLASGLALGLAGTARAAEPQPERIALWPGIPPGGVGLSVKDETILRSPGGDPEDIAWPHIATPAMSVARAAKPNGAAVLLIPGGGFTRVAVRRTPSKMALLFAAQGITAFELLYRLPHDGWRGGPATPLQDAQRAMRLIRAGAAKWAIDPARVAAIGFSAGGHVVGQLGTRADRAVYDPVDAADRLPARPIAVGMFFPVVSMIPPIAHDQSRRELLGANPSESLAREWSVELNVPATMPPTFVCHAADDKTVKAANSLAMFTALQAAGIPSELMIGEKGGHGVPLIGADGKPLLWLNSFAEFAGRHGWQKSPAKL is encoded by the coding sequence ATGGATCGTCGTACCGTCCTCGCTTCCGGGCTCGCGCTCGGCCTTGCCGGCACTGCGCGCGCGGCGGAGCCACAGCCCGAGCGCATCGCGCTCTGGCCGGGCATTCCGCCGGGCGGCGTGGGGCTTTCGGTCAAGGACGAGACGATCCTGCGCTCGCCCGGCGGCGATCCTGAGGATATCGCCTGGCCGCATATCGCCACGCCGGCGATGAGCGTCGCGCGCGCTGCCAAACCCAATGGCGCCGCAGTTCTGCTCATCCCCGGCGGGGGCTTCACGCGTGTCGCCGTGCGGCGGACTCCGTCGAAGATGGCACTACTCTTCGCGGCACAGGGGATCACGGCGTTCGAATTGCTCTATCGCCTGCCGCACGACGGCTGGCGCGGCGGGCCGGCGACGCCGCTGCAGGACGCGCAGCGCGCGATGCGGTTGATCCGCGCAGGCGCTGCCAAATGGGCGATCGATCCCGCGCGCGTCGCTGCGATCGGTTTTTCCGCCGGCGGGCATGTCGTCGGACAGCTCGGCACCCGCGCGGACCGGGCGGTCTATGATCCTGTCGACGCCGCCGACCGGCTGCCCGCGCGTCCGATCGCGGTCGGCATGTTCTTCCCCGTCGTCTCGATGATCCCGCCGATCGCGCACGACCAGTCGCGCCGCGAGCTACTCGGCGCCAATCCGTCCGAATCGCTCGCTCGCGAATGGTCGGTCGAGCTCAACGTGCCTGCGACGATGCCGCCGACCTTCGTCTGCCACGCCGCCGACGACAAGACCGTCAAGGCCGCCAACAGCCTTGCGATGTTCACCGCGCTCCAGGCCGCCGGTATCCCATCCGAACTGATGATCGGCGAGAAAGGCGGCCACGGCGTCCCGCTGATCGGCGCCGACGGCAAGCCGCTTCTCTGGCTCAACTCGTTTGCCGAATTCGCGGGGAGACATGGTTGGCAGAAGAGTCCGGCTAAACTTTAA
- a CDS encoding sugar kinase — protein sequence MTIAFFGEVMLRLSPPGRELLLQTPKLEVIVGGAEANVATGLACLGHATRMISAVADNPLGGAVIGELRRRGVDTSTMVSEEGRLGLYFLTPGAGLRASEVVYDRAHSVFATRPADSWDWDRLLKGATRLHLSGITPALGHNTAQAAIAAAEAASAKGIPVSFDGNYRAKLWEAWDSDPRAVLTQLIGHADVLFGNHRDVSLLLGKPFSGEGSDRRREAAEAAFAHFPKLQTIASTARHVDDADSHRVSARVDTRGGAHQTDELRIAGIVDRIGAGDAFAAGVLHGLIESGGDARAAAKAGLALTALKHSLPGDASLFTRADLAAFEGGGLDVRR from the coding sequence GTGACCATCGCATTCTTCGGCGAGGTGATGCTCCGCCTCTCGCCTCCCGGGCGCGAGTTGCTACTCCAGACCCCGAAGCTCGAAGTGATCGTCGGCGGCGCAGAGGCGAATGTCGCCACTGGTCTCGCCTGTCTCGGCCATGCCACCCGCATGATCAGCGCAGTCGCCGACAATCCGCTCGGCGGCGCCGTGATCGGCGAGCTGCGCCGCCGCGGCGTCGATACGTCGACGATGGTCAGCGAAGAGGGGCGTCTCGGCCTCTATTTCCTCACGCCGGGTGCCGGGCTGCGCGCCTCCGAAGTCGTCTACGACCGCGCGCATTCGGTGTTCGCCACGCGCCCGGCCGACAGCTGGGACTGGGACCGCCTGCTCAAAGGCGCCACCCGACTGCATTTGTCCGGGATCACGCCTGCGCTCGGCCACAACACCGCACAAGCGGCGATCGCCGCTGCCGAGGCGGCGTCGGCCAAGGGCATACCGGTCTCGTTCGACGGCAACTACCGCGCCAAGCTGTGGGAGGCGTGGGACAGCGATCCGCGCGCCGTGCTTACGCAGCTGATAGGCCATGCCGACGTGCTGTTCGGCAATCATCGCGACGTTTCGCTGCTGCTCGGCAAGCCCTTCTCCGGCGAAGGCTCGGACCGGCGGCGCGAGGCGGCGGAAGCGGCGTTCGCGCACTTCCCCAAGCTCCAGACGATTGCCTCGACCGCCCGGCATGTCGACGATGCCGACAGCCACCGGGTCTCGGCCCGCGTCGATACCCGCGGCGGCGCACACCAGACCGACGAACTGCGGATCGCCGGCATCGTTGACCGGATCGGTGCAGGCGACGCCTTTGCAGCGGGCGTGCTGCACGGCCTGATCGAGAGCGGCGGCGACGCGCGCGCTGCGGCGAAGGCCGGGCTGGCGCTCACTGCGCTCAAGCATTCGCTGCCCGGCGACGCCAGCCTGTTTACCCGCGCCGATCTCGCGGCGTTCGAAGGAGGCGGGCTCGACGTTCGGCGATAA
- a CDS encoding pitrilysin family protein — MKRTLFAISLALSAATPALAQDFPPPPPVGEPKPFTLPATETFSLPNGMQVTLVPYGIAPKAVVSLRVRAGNVTEGDATWLADLTGAMMKEGAAGRSAGQLATAAASMGGDLNVGAGQQATAITMNVLSEFAPAAVQLIGHVAIRPDLPASELTRVKANLGRQLSVALSQPGTLADVALARTVYGPNHVYGRVVPSQAQLAGYTIDQVRAFHRDQFGARRAHLYVAGKFDTTTVKAAITKAFGGWTAGPEPLKLAAPHQAGPRVILIDRPDAPQTTLRLSFDAANAGSDADIPQRVTNSLLGGAFSSRITTNIRETKGYTYSPGSGVAFSPDDALWTFDADVTTNVTGAALNEVFKEIRRMQTEPAPIEESKGIRTYMAGLFAIQNSTSPALVNTLATRDTLGLPGDWTDRYVPAVLAVEPAAMLASAKASYPLDKMVLVAVGDLKTVEPQLKALPELAKIPFQRVSVP; from the coding sequence ATGAAGCGCACGCTGTTCGCAATTTCGCTGGCGCTCTCCGCCGCGACGCCTGCGCTGGCGCAGGACTTCCCGCCGCCGCCACCGGTCGGCGAGCCCAAGCCGTTCACGCTGCCGGCGACCGAGACGTTCAGCCTGCCCAATGGAATGCAGGTCACGCTCGTCCCCTATGGCATCGCGCCCAAGGCGGTGGTGTCGCTCCGCGTCCGCGCCGGTAACGTCACCGAAGGCGACGCGACCTGGCTCGCGGACCTTACCGGCGCGATGATGAAGGAAGGCGCCGCCGGTCGCAGCGCCGGCCAGCTCGCCACCGCAGCGGCCAGCATGGGGGGCGACCTCAATGTCGGCGCAGGCCAGCAGGCCACCGCGATCACGATGAACGTGCTGTCGGAATTCGCGCCCGCCGCGGTCCAGTTGATCGGTCATGTTGCGATCCGCCCCGATCTTCCGGCCAGCGAACTCACTCGGGTAAAGGCCAATCTCGGCCGCCAGCTCTCGGTCGCGCTGTCGCAGCCCGGCACGCTTGCCGATGTCGCGCTCGCGCGGACGGTCTACGGCCCGAACCACGTCTATGGCCGCGTCGTGCCGAGCCAGGCGCAGCTTGCCGGCTACACGATCGATCAGGTCAGGGCCTTCCACCGCGACCAGTTCGGCGCCCGGCGCGCGCATCTCTACGTCGCCGGCAAGTTCGATACCACCACGGTCAAGGCGGCGATCACCAAGGCGTTCGGCGGCTGGACCGCGGGCCCCGAGCCGCTCAAGCTCGCCGCGCCGCACCAGGCGGGCCCCCGCGTGATTCTGATCGACCGCCCCGATGCGCCGCAGACCACGCTGCGCCTGTCGTTCGACGCCGCGAATGCGGGCAGCGACGCCGATATCCCCCAGCGCGTGACCAATTCGCTGCTCGGCGGCGCCTTCAGCTCGCGCATCACCACCAACATCCGGGAGACCAAGGGGTATACCTATTCGCCGGGCTCGGGCGTTGCTTTCAGCCCGGACGACGCCTTGTGGACCTTCGACGCCGACGTCACCACCAACGTCACCGGTGCGGCGCTGAACGAAGTGTTCAAGGAAATCCGCCGGATGCAGACCGAGCCGGCGCCGATCGAGGAATCGAAGGGCATCCGCACCTATATGGCCGGGCTTTTCGCGATCCAGAACTCGACTTCGCCGGCGTTGGTCAACACGCTGGCTACGCGCGACACGCTGGGCCTGCCCGGCGACTGGACCGATCGCTATGTCCCCGCGGTGCTCGCCGTCGAACCCGCGGCGATGCTGGCCTCGGCCAAGGCGAGCTACCCGCTCGACAAGATGGTGCTCGTTGCGGTCGGCGACCTCAAGACCGTCGAACCCCAGCTCAAGGCGCTTCCCGAGCTCGCCAAAATTCCGTTCCAGCGGGTGAGCGTTCCCTAG
- a CDS encoding methyl-accepting chemotaxis protein — protein sequence MLTTERIAAGDEAALPRPDAAALRRGYAIDDGFEAELREAWSFIEPHIAGIARDLLERRAGGAVSEGLVASRVDYARAKLARPIDQRWLDAVIAEADRIAQHDLDFAVVAASMLVAQMRIHALFFELSQDPAQLERLTRSTQKLAGIEFEIIASRLRAIARARNQAAIRAEAAAVRRQLGEAITTSVRASRDVAGFTERTAAEMQALSKPTAEVATAADQSATAMGQSAESAAVLISAFDRAREEALAATEVAGRADAIALQGAENAANLASHTGQIESVLTLIAGIAQKTKLLALNASIEAARAGESGHGFAVVAQEVRSLADQAADATGGVTITIRQAQNASEIMAHTNQAILAIVSELMARVRGLSSEMETQVATVGAILASIDETAMSSREIAALIAQISARVSELAAAAQDAGRQAAQAGDALHQVEETVGQFMAVSAGRE from the coding sequence ATGTTGACGACGGAGAGGATCGCCGCCGGCGATGAAGCGGCATTGCCGCGGCCCGACGCCGCGGCGCTGCGGCGCGGCTACGCCATCGACGACGGCTTCGAAGCGGAGCTGCGCGAGGCGTGGAGCTTCATCGAGCCGCATATCGCCGGCATTGCGCGGGACTTGCTCGAGCGCCGCGCGGGCGGTGCCGTCTCGGAGGGCCTGGTGGCGTCGCGCGTCGACTATGCCCGCGCCAAGCTCGCCCGGCCGATCGACCAGCGCTGGCTCGACGCAGTGATCGCCGAGGCCGATCGCATCGCGCAGCATGATCTCGACTTCGCCGTCGTTGCGGCATCGATGCTGGTCGCGCAGATGCGGATCCACGCGCTGTTCTTCGAGCTTAGCCAGGATCCCGCGCAGCTCGAACGGCTGACCCGATCCACCCAAAAGCTCGCCGGCATCGAATTCGAAATCATCGCCAGCCGGCTGCGAGCGATCGCCCGCGCGCGCAACCAGGCTGCGATCCGCGCCGAAGCCGCGGCGGTCCGCCGGCAGCTCGGCGAGGCGATCACCACCAGCGTCCGCGCCAGCCGCGATGTCGCCGGCTTTACCGAACGCACGGCTGCCGAGATGCAGGCGCTGAGCAAGCCGACTGCCGAAGTGGCGACCGCTGCCGATCAGTCGGCGACTGCGATGGGCCAGTCGGCGGAGAGCGCCGCGGTGCTGATCTCGGCGTTCGATCGCGCGCGGGAAGAGGCGCTGGCAGCAACCGAGGTCGCCGGACGCGCCGATGCCATCGCGCTGCAGGGCGCGGAGAACGCCGCGAACCTCGCCTCGCATACCGGGCAGATCGAGTCGGTGCTCACGCTGATCGCCGGCATCGCCCAGAAGACCAAGCTGCTCGCGCTCAACGCGAGCATCGAGGCGGCGCGTGCGGGGGAGAGCGGGCATGGCTTCGCCGTGGTCGCCCAGGAAGTGCGCAGCCTCGCCGATCAGGCGGCCGATGCCACGGGCGGCGTCACGATCACGATCCGCCAGGCGCAGAATGCCAGCGAGATCATGGCGCATACCAACCAGGCGATCCTCGCGATCGTCAGCGAGCTGATGGCGCGTGTCCGCGGGCTGTCGTCCGAGATGGAGACCCAGGTGGCGACGGTCGGCGCGATCCTCGCCTCGATCGACGAGACTGCGATGTCCTCGCGCGAGATTGCGGCGCTGATCGCGCAGATCAGCGCGCGGGTCTCCGAACTCGCCGCCGCGGCGCAGGATGCGGGGCGGCAGGCCGCGCAGGCCGGCGATGCGCTTCACCAGGTCGAGGAGACCGTCGGCCAGTTCATGGCCGTGTCGGCAGGCAGAGAGTAA
- a CDS encoding energy transducer TonB, with product MNKYSRMLALMLLSLSTLVHSVPASAQREVETLTRTGKWVLNIDRDSCQLIGQFGEGDHMVTAKFTRFQPDDSFDLALVGKRMHSYNTNAHGKIDFGLKGAPVEFGAMNGKIGDRHAAFISNLRFDGWRADKPGDPPPRIPTEQEAKVAGVTIALAGKPAFRLQFGSATRQFAQLRDCAIDLMESWGYDRQVQLNLRRAPKPATPPGNWLLNGDYPRSAIAMGRGGFVQFRLDVDAEGKVKGCYILARTDPDEFSEVLCRALTKRGMFEPALDEKGTPVRWYFVSKARFETPG from the coding sequence ATGAACAAGTACAGCCGCATGCTCGCCCTCATGTTGCTGTCCCTTTCCACGCTCGTCCACTCAGTCCCCGCTTCTGCTCAGCGCGAGGTCGAAACGCTCACTCGCACCGGCAAATGGGTGCTCAACATCGACCGTGACTCCTGCCAGCTGATTGGCCAGTTTGGCGAGGGTGACCACATGGTGACGGCCAAGTTCACGCGCTTCCAACCGGACGACTCCTTCGATCTCGCGCTGGTCGGCAAGCGCATGCATTCCTACAACACCAACGCTCACGGCAAGATCGACTTCGGGTTGAAGGGAGCGCCGGTCGAATTCGGCGCGATGAACGGCAAGATCGGCGACAGGCATGCCGCCTTCATCTCCAACCTTCGCTTCGACGGCTGGCGCGCCGACAAGCCCGGCGATCCGCCGCCGCGGATCCCGACGGAGCAGGAGGCCAAGGTAGCCGGGGTGACGATTGCCCTGGCAGGCAAGCCCGCGTTCCGCCTCCAATTCGGTTCCGCCACCCGTCAGTTCGCGCAACTGCGCGATTGCGCGATCGATCTTATGGAAAGCTGGGGATATGATCGACAGGTCCAGCTGAACCTGCGCCGCGCGCCAAAGCCGGCGACGCCGCCCGGAAACTGGCTCCTCAACGGCGACTATCCGCGCTCGGCGATCGCAATGGGACGCGGCGGGTTCGTCCAGTTCCGCCTTGATGTCGATGCCGAAGGCAAGGTGAAGGGCTGCTACATTCTTGCCCGAACGGACCCGGACGAATTCTCTGAAGTCCTCTGCCGCGCGCTGACGAAACGCGGCATGTTCGAGCCCGCGCTCGACGAGAAAGGCACGCCGGTGCGCTGGTACTTCGTCTCGAAAGCGCGTTTCGAGACGCCTGGCTGA
- a CDS encoding pitrilysin family protein, whose translation MQKWSFALALAATSLSAPALAQPTPAAAQKLHVDMQYFTLPNGLKVVLAKDMIAPTVTIAVYYGIGFRVEPRERTGFAHLFEHLMFQGSKHAPKGEFDKTVTNSGGINNGSTRFDYTNYYEVLPSSALDRMLWLEADRMANPVIDQTVLANQQGVVGNEVKVNVLNQPYSTWPWIDLPMLANTNWYNSHNFYGDLKEIEAATVPDAKSFFEDFYRPSNAVLVIAGDLDYAATRATIEKYFGPIARKPAVVQPDISEPRQTAEKYKSRVDALAPKPGYAAGYHVPDRGTPEWYAMGLIDQILLQGDDSRLYTKLVQQTGIAGEIGGGINGDLGNMFNYRGPMLWSFSFTHDPTHTPAQITKAVDEVIEGLRTTPVSADDLARAKTKMRSELYGEIDGGGRIGLVDLLAVHALFDNDPEAINRIEEGFAKVTPALIQKTAQEYLRRTNRSVYVVEPGAKGAAAQGGK comes from the coding sequence ATGCAGAAATGGAGCTTCGCGCTCGCCCTCGCCGCGACCAGCCTGTCGGCGCCGGCACTCGCGCAGCCGACCCCGGCCGCGGCGCAGAAGCTGCATGTCGATATGCAGTATTTCACGCTGCCCAACGGCCTCAAGGTCGTCCTCGCCAAGGACATGATCGCCCCGACAGTGACGATCGCAGTCTATTACGGCATCGGCTTCCGCGTCGAACCGCGCGAGCGCACCGGCTTCGCGCATCTGTTCGAGCATCTGATGTTCCAGGGATCGAAGCACGCACCTAAGGGCGAGTTCGACAAGACCGTCACCAATTCGGGCGGGATCAACAACGGCTCGACGCGCTTCGATTACACCAATTATTACGAGGTGCTGCCGTCGAGCGCGCTCGATCGAATGCTGTGGCTGGAAGCCGATCGCATGGCCAACCCGGTGATCGATCAGACCGTGCTCGCCAACCAGCAGGGGGTCGTCGGCAACGAAGTAAAGGTCAACGTCCTCAACCAGCCCTACAGCACCTGGCCGTGGATCGACTTGCCGATGCTGGCCAATACCAATTGGTACAACAGCCACAATTTCTACGGTGACTTGAAGGAGATCGAGGCGGCGACGGTGCCCGATGCCAAGTCGTTCTTCGAAGACTTCTACCGCCCCAGCAACGCCGTGCTCGTGATCGCCGGCGACCTCGACTACGCGGCCACCCGCGCGACGATCGAGAAGTATTTCGGCCCGATCGCCAGGAAGCCCGCGGTGGTCCAGCCCGACATCTCCGAACCGCGCCAGACTGCCGAGAAGTATAAGAGCCGCGTCGACGCGCTCGCCCCCAAGCCGGGATACGCCGCGGGCTATCACGTGCCTGATCGCGGCACCCCCGAATGGTATGCGATGGGGCTGATCGACCAGATCCTGCTCCAGGGCGACGACAGCCGGCTCTACACCAAGCTGGTCCAGCAAACCGGTATTGCCGGCGAGATCGGCGGCGGGATCAATGGCGATCTCGGCAACATGTTCAATTATCGCGGGCCGATGCTGTGGAGCTTCAGCTTCACGCATGATCCGACGCACACCCCCGCGCAGATCACCAAGGCGGTGGACGAAGTCATCGAGGGCCTGCGCACCACGCCGGTCAGCGCCGACGATCTCGCGCGCGCCAAGACCAAGATGCGCTCGGAGCTGTATGGCGAGATCGACGGCGGCGGCCGTATCGGGCTGGTCGATCTGCTCGCGGTGCACGCGCTGTTCGATAATGATCCGGAGGCGATCAACCGCATCGAGGAGGGCTTCGCCAAGGTGACTCCGGCGCTGATCCAGAAGACCGCGCAGGAGTATCTGCGCAGGACCAACCGCTCGGTCTATGTCGTCGAGCCCGGCGCCAAGGGCGCTGCCGCACAGGGAGGCAAGTGA